Below is a genomic region from Verrucomicrobiota bacterium.
ATTGCATGACTGCGCGACGCAGCTCGGCTGGAAATCATTTGAGGTGCCGCGCTGGTTTCGCTACGACGCAAACGGTAGCCGCCGACGTGAGGAGGCGGAAACCAAAGACGAAACAACCGTCCGCCTCCTCACGTCGGCGGCTACAGAGCGCGGGTCCGGCAAACGACAATCGATGACCGAAACTTACGTGCCGCGTTTTTTGAACGCCGGGGGTCAACTGTTGCCGCTCACCCGCGTTCAAACGATTCACCAGGACGGCGGAAGGTGGACGCTGTTCGCCCAACACGCCTCGGTCGGCGCGCTGCGCATCGAGTCGGAAACGCTGTTTGTGTGCGGCGGCGCGGTGCAGACACCCACGTTGCTAAGACGCAGCGGCATCAAACGCAACATCGGCAACTCGCTGCGACTCCATCCGACGATCAAGCTCGTCGCAAGATTTTCCGATGTGGTGAACTCAGCGCACATGGGCGTGCCGGTGCATCAAGTGAAGGAGTTTGCGCCGCGATTCAGTTTTGGTTGTTCCATCAGCACGCCGCCTTATCTGGCGTTGGGAATGATCGATCATCCCGAACATGGGAACGTTGTGCGACACTCCTGGCAGCAGATGGCCAATTATTACGCCATGATCACCGGCGAAGGCCGCGGCACCGTGCGCCCGTTGCCGGGGTTTCGTGATCCACTGGTAAGGTACACCCTTACGAGAAATGACCGCCGCGATCTGGCTGAAGGTTTGCACAAACTCACCGAAGCTCTCTTTGCATCCGGTGCCGTGGCGCTCTATCCGGGCATTACCCGTGGCGGGTGTTTACTGCGCCCCGATGATCTGGCAAAGTTGCCGAACGTTTTGCCCAACGCACTTGCCAGCCTGATGACGATTCACTTGTTTTCGTCTTGTCCGATGGGTGAAAATAAGACCAAGTGCGCCGTTGATTCTTTCGGTCGGCTGCACGGCTTCAAGAATCTATTCGTGGCAGACGCCAGTTTGCTGTGCACCGCGCCCGGCGTGAATCCGCAAGGCTCGATCATGGCGCTCGCGCGCAGAAACGCGCTCAGGTTTTTGGGGGGCCATTGAATCGCGAACGCAGCTCTATGAATCTTCAGACCAACCAAGTCATCGTCACCGGCGCGCTCGGCTGGCTCGGCATGAGCCTCGTGCAGGCGTTGGTCAAAGGCTTACCCGATCACGATGACCTCAAGCAGCCGCAAAAGGATTTGCGCATTCGCTGTCTGATTTTACCCGGACAAGATGGCAACGCGCTCAGTAAAATTTCAAAGCGAATTGTGGTCGATACCGGCGACATTCGCAACCCTGCCGACTGTGCGCGTCTTTGCCAGGGTGCAAAGGAAGCGATACTCTTCCACACCGCCGGCATCATCCACCCGCGTAACGTGGCGGAGTTTTATCAGATCAATCTGGACGGGACGATCAACGTGCTCGACGCCGCCATCCGCGCCGGTGTCAAACGCGCAATCATCGTCTCCTCAAACTCGCCCTGCGGTTGCAATCCACACCCCGATCATTTGTTCGATGAACTTTCGCCGTATCGCCCTTACATGCACTACGGCCGCTCCAAGATGCGGATGGAACTGGCCGTGAAGCAGCGGCAGGACCGAATCGAAACCGTCCTCATCCGTCCGCCGTGGTTTTACGGGCCGAATCAACCGCCGCGCCAGACCCTGTTCTTCCAGATGATTCGCGACGGCAAAGCGCCCATCGTCGGCAACGGCCGGAATTTGCGCTCGATGAGTTACATCGACAATCTCTGCCAAGGGTTGCTGCTCGCAGCGCTCGTCGAGCAGGCAAGCGGACAAACCTATTGGATCGCGGACAAACGGCCTTATTCAATGAATGAAATCGTCGATACCGTCGAACGTTTGCTGGAAAATGAATTCGGACAACAATGCGCGCACAAACGCCTGCGACTGCCGGGACTCACCAGTGAAATCGCATACGCGGTGGATGCCACCTTGCAAACGGCGGGCTTTTATCACCAGAACATTCACGTCCTTTCGGAGATGAACAAAACCATCGCCTGCTCCGTGGCCAAGGCGGAAAAAGAACTGGGTTATCGCGCGGCAGTGGAACTGGAGGAAGGCATGCGGCGCTCGCTGCGGTGGTGTGGGGAAAGTGGAATTCGTATTTAACCCTCTTTAAAGAGCGGTCGTCGTCTCGCAACCTGCCCAACAATCAGTCCGCGTCCAGAGCGGTTCGCTTCTCGGTGACGGTTGCAGGTTTTCGCGGCACCAGGATTCGACAGTCCCCAATGAGAGGCAGGTAGCGCCCGATTTCAGCCCGGTCACTACATTCAGGTTTCTTGACGACAGTTTGCAGTTGATAATTCCTTCCAATCTCGTCCAGGAATTCGGGAGGGTACCAATCTTCTACGGTCAGGTAGAGGCGATCGTAATAATGCTGACGAATGCGATCCGGGAAGTGTGACAGGCCAGCATAGCCCGCGGCTTTGAGTTCGAGGATGGTGTTGACGCGATCCAAGGGCACTTCCCGCACTCCGGCACGAAGGAGATACATCATGCCGTGGCCGATGAGGATCTTGCGGCCGGCGTTGAGGTCCAGGTCAACCTGTTGCTGGATTTTCGCGCAAGCCGCATACATGGCCGGGTGAGCCGGGAAGCGTGTGGGGAATAGCAAAAGCACAAACGCGGTGAGCAACCATCCCACCACAAAATCGAATCGAGAATACTGACTTGCGGCCAGCGCTGGGCGCAGCCTCATTTGGTTCAGCCACAGTCCAACAGCCGGCCACACCAAGAACAGCAACCAGAATTGAAAGATGATGAGATTGTTATAGGACCCGAAGTGCTTCGCATAAGCCAGGGCGGCCGGCCAGACAGAGCAAACGCCTATCGCAATCCAGACTTGCAAATATTGCCGGCCTGCCGAACCTGCGCCCCAGACGAGCGGCAGTGCCGCCAACCCGAGCACCGCCAACATCGCCCGGTCGGCATGCAACATGTCAAAGATCAACCAGTAAAACCTCGTCAGATGCACACCTTGGCGGGTGAGTACTTCCCACGTGTAAAAGCGCGCGAACTCAGGACGCCACAGCACAGCCAGCGCCGCGCTGCTGGCCAGCGCACCGACTCCCGCAAGCAAAACCGATTTCCGCCACCCCCAGGGATTGAACCGCGCAAAGACCAATGCAGAACCGACAAACGACACGCTGAGCGTTTGCTTTGCAAACACTCCCAATCCGGCAAACGCCATGGTGGCAAGTGCCAGCCCGAAGGATCGCTTTTGCAGAGCGGTGAGCGTAAGCAGAAACAAACCCGCCATGTGCAGCATCGCCAGGTTATCTGGATGCGTAATGTCCGAAGTGAGATTCTTGAAAATAACCAGCAGAGCGATCCCGCTGCCCAGCCACGCCAGCCGCGTAGATCGCCTATCGTCCCCCACCATCAGCAGCGCTCGGCGCAACGCCAACCCGGCCATCCCGGCCGCGAGGACACCGATGCCCACGTTGACCATTCGACAGAAGCGAATGTCCAAGTGCAGGCCTAGTGGCTTCAGCAATGCGAAAGTGAGATATTCCAGCCCGGGACTATAAACGAAGGAATTGCCATCCGCCGGTGGACCGAACAGGGAGTGGCCCAGCTCCAGCTTGAGCATGTTCGTCATAAACGGGCTTTCCGACCAAATGAACAAGTCCCAGGGGAAACTGATTCTGAGGGCAACCTGAACGATGAGAATCACGACGAACAAACCCACCAGCACGGACACCAGCCACAGAGACGGCACGTGAGTCCAAACCCGGCTGGCTGGCGCATCTTCTGAATTCCCGACCGGCATTCACGACCGAGAGTATCCGAAACTTATGCGCTGACAAGTCAATTCCCGAAACCTTATGCTATTCCGCCAAAAAAAATGATTCCGGCCAACCAACTACGTTGCAGGGAACGGAACTGTCCGCCATTCTGTTCATGACCAACTCCAACGCACTCATCACTGGCGGCTCGGGCTACTTCGGCTCGCTCTTGCGCGACCGTTTGCGGGCGCGCGGCCAGACGGTGCGCGTCTTTGATCTGGTGGATGCCGGGGATCGAACGAGCGACGTTAGTTTTGTTGCAGGCGACATTCGGGACGAAGCGCGTGTGGCGGAAGCGTGCACCGGTTGCGATTTGGCTTATCATTGCGTCGCGCAAGTGCCGCTGGCGAAGGACAAGAAGTTGTTTCACTCCGTCAATGTTGATGGCACGGACAATCTACTCAAATGCGCGCTCGCCGCCAGGGTGCGCAAAGTTATCTACGTCTCGTCGAGCGCAGTGTTTGGCGCGCCGAAGAAAAATCCGGTCACGGAAGAAACGTTGCCCACGCCTGCCGAAGCTTATGGTCGCGCCAAACTGGAAGGCGAAACGCTGTGCGCCCACTACGCACGGCTGGGGTTGGATGTCTCGGTCATCCGCCCGCGCACCATCATGGGCCACGGACGGTTGGGTATTTTCCAGATTCTTTTTGAATGGATTCGCGAAGGTTACAATGTGCCCGTGCTGGGAAGCGGAGAAAATGTTTATCAATTCGTCCATGCCGATGATCTCGCTGAAGCCTGCATCCTGGCCGCCGCCCGGATCGGACCGACGACTTAC
It encodes:
- a CDS encoding NAD-dependent epimerase/dehydratase family protein, translating into MTNSNALITGGSGYFGSLLRDRLRARGQTVRVFDLVDAGDRTSDVSFVAGDIRDEARVAEACTGCDLAYHCVAQVPLAKDKKLFHSVNVDGTDNLLKCALAARVRKVIYVSSSAVFGAPKKNPVTEETLPTPAEAYGRAKLEGETLCAHYARLGLDVSVIRPRTIMGHGRLGIFQILFEWIREGYNVPVLGSGENVYQFVHADDLAEACILAAARIGPTTYNCGTDRFGSMREVLAHLCAHAKTGSKVKSVPMQPAVWFMNVSSALGLSPLGPYHALMYGRSLYFDIAKAQKQLSWQPRFSNNEMFVQSYDWYLQNREAILRSPGASHHRSAVKQGVLSLVKHWL
- a CDS encoding NAD(P)-dependent oxidoreductase — protein: MNLQTNQVIVTGALGWLGMSLVQALVKGLPDHDDLKQPQKDLRIRCLILPGQDGNALSKISKRIVVDTGDIRNPADCARLCQGAKEAILFHTAGIIHPRNVAEFYQINLDGTINVLDAAIRAGVKRAIIVSSNSPCGCNPHPDHLFDELSPYRPYMHYGRSKMRMELAVKQRQDRIETVLIRPPWFYGPNQPPRQTLFFQMIRDGKAPIVGNGRNLRSMSYIDNLCQGLLLAALVEQASGQTYWIADKRPYSMNEIVDTVERLLENEFGQQCAHKRLRLPGLTSEIAYAVDATLQTAGFYHQNIHVLSEMNKTIACSVAKAEKELGYRAAVELEEGMRRSLRWCGESGIRI
- a CDS encoding GMC family oxidoreductase, which codes for MTDYLRTPLKALTLGFDLLGFFGNWKPFHQLSPVARRRQIEAWKSSSSGFKRDLIRYYESLATLALYSRDLSESPHATSAHPLPRRGGEGRGEGNIKQPGDNLNIIGIPNRELRHEIVVIGSGPGGAITACLLAEAGRNVLLIEEGPFYSLASCVPFTKEEMVQKYRNGGQTVAMGTNKIAYVEGRCVGGGSEINSGLYHRTPPDILESWRKEFQVDGSNEIDLLPHFEACEKELSVSLLPGTAPAASLKLHDCATQLGWKSFEVPRWFRYDANGSRRREEAETKDETTVRLLTSAATERGSGKRQSMTETYVPRFLNAGGQLLPLTRVQTIHQDGGRWTLFAQHASVGALRIESETLFVCGGAVQTPTLLRRSGIKRNIGNSLRLHPTIKLVARFSDVVNSAHMGVPVHQVKEFAPRFSFGCSISTPPYLALGMIDHPEHGNVVRHSWQQMANYYAMITGEGRGTVRPLPGFRDPLVRYTLTRNDRRDLAEGLHKLTEALFASGAVALYPGITRGGCLLRPDDLAKLPNVLPNALASLMTIHLFSSCPMGENKTKCAVDSFGRLHGFKNLFVADASLLCTAPGVNPQGSIMALARRNALRFLGGH